The genome window GAAGCTCTTTCTCCTGGTGGAGGACCTCTATCAGGAGCTGGAGGTCTGGTATCCTCTACTGCGCATGCGGGAGGAGGGTGCCGAGGTAGTAGTGGCAGGCACTGAGGCTGGGGTGACCTACAAGAGCAAGACCGGCTACCCGGTAACTGCAGACATAGCCACCCGGGATGTG of Deltaproteobacteria bacterium contains these proteins:
- a CDS encoding DJ-1/PfpI family protein, with the translated sequence MKLQGRKLFLLVEDLYQELEVWYPLLRMREEGAEVVVAGTEAGVTYKSKTGYPVTADIATRDV